The genomic interval GGAGGGCGAGCACCGCCGCCTCACCCAGGCTCTGGGCACCACCGACCGCATCGTCGCCGACGTCATGGTGCCGCTGGAGAAGACCCGCTGCGTGCCGTTGCGCGGGGACGGGACGACGCTGGGCGATATCGAGTCCGCGGTGGCCGAGACCGGCTTCTCGCGCTACCCGGTGCGCGCCTCGGAGGGCTCATTGGTCGGGTATCTGCACGTGAAGGACGTGCTGGACAAGGTGGCCGACGAGGCGGCCGGTCCGTCGACGCCGATCCCGCGCATCGACATCCGGCCGCTGCCCACGCTCAGCATGGGCACCGCGCTGCACGAGGCGCTGGCCCGCCTGCGCCGCACCAACAGCCATCTCGGCCGGGTGGTCGACAGCCGCGGCAACACCGTGGGCATCGTCGCGCTCGAGGACCTGGTCGAGGAGTTCGTGGGCACGGTGCGCGACGCCACCCACCGGATCGCGGAGTGAGCGCGCCGTGACGACGGCGGCGCGGGAGCTGCGGGTGCTGCCCGAGGGCGAGTGGCGGGCGCGCGCGGCCGCCCACCGCGCGCGGGTCGAGGAACTGATCGGGCCGTATCTACGGCAGCGCGCCGCCGGGTCGAAACATCCGGTGATCGACTTCCTGTTCACCTACTACGGCCACAAGCCCGCGCAGCTGCGGCGCTGGCATCCGGGGTTCGGCGTGGCGCTGGAGAACGCGCACGAGTACGCGAATTCCCGCGGGTACCGGCACGTTCGGCCGGACGCGGGCGGCGCACCGGCGTGGACCGCCGATCCCGCCTTCGTGGCGCGCCGTCGCGACACCATCGAGTTCGTCGCGAAGCTGTTGCGCGCCACCGGTTCCCGCGCCCCGCAACTGTCCTGCTTCGGACTGCACGAATGGGCCATGGTCTATCGCAGCGACGACGTCCGGCACAGCCAGGTTCCACTGCGCCTCGGCCGCACCGGCACCGACGCGGTGGTGGAGTCGATGCCGTTGCGCTGCACCCATTTCGACGCGTACCGGTTCTTCACCCCCGACGCGGCGCCGCGCAACGCCGACCGGCTCACCCGCGACGACCAGCCCCGGCGCGAACAGCCCGGCTGCCTGCACGCGAACATGGATCTCTACAAGTGGGGCTTCAAGCTGATTCCGCTCATAGATTCCGCGCTGCTGCTGGACTGCCTCGAACTCGCCTGTGCCGCACGTGAACTCGACATGCGTGCCAGCCCTTACGACCTGTCGGCGTACGACTACACCCCCGTCCCCATCGAAACGCCTGCCGGACGGGCCGAGTACGTCCGCGGCCAACTGCAGCTCACCGAGCAGGCCGCGCCGCTGCGTGAACGTCTCCTGTCCGCAGCGGAAGACCTGCTGCGACAAGCGCACCACTGAGACCTCCGCCCACCGGGCGGGCGCCGCGCGCCGGTGCGGCGCCCCGTGCGCGCGGTTGACTTCAGGTCGGGATGAAGTCGCAGACTGGCGGCCATGTCCACATTGCTCAACATGCTCGACGCTTTCGACAACCGGCCCGAGGCCCGCAACCTGCGGGAACGCAGCTATCAAGGCTTGGGCGACACCGTGGTCGACGTCGGATGCGGCGGCGGCCGCGCCGTCGGCGAACTGGCGGCCCGCGGCGCGCGCGCCATCGGCCTCGACCTCGACCCCGCCATGCTCGAGGCCGCCGCCGCGCGCTGGCCCGCGGGCGAATTCCGCGTCGCCGACGCCACCGCGCTGCCTCTCGACGACGGCTCGGTCACCGGCTACCGCGCCGACAAGGTCCTGCACACCCTCGCCGAGCCCGAGCGAGCCGTCGCCGAGGCCCGCCGGGTCCTGGCGAAGAACGGCCGCGCGGTGCTGCTCGGCCAGGACTGGGACACCTGCGTCATCGACTCCGACGACCCCGAGCTCACCCGAGCCCTGATCCACGCGCGCGCGGACCGGATGCCCAGCCCGCGGGTCGCTCGGCGCTACCGGAACCTGCTGCTGGACAACGGTTTCACCGACGTCACGGTCGAGGTGCACACGGTCGTCTGGACCGATGCGTCGTTCCTGCCGATGCTCGCCGACATCGGGGGCGAGGGCGCATGGCTCGACGCCCAAGCCGACCGGGCCCGCCGCGACCGGCTGTTCGTCGCCGTGCCGTTCTTCCTCGCCGCCGGGACGCGCGCGGACTGACCTGCGAAAACGTCGTTCTCCCCAGTGCTTTCGCCGAAAACCATCCGTACCAGACAGTAACGCGTTACCGTTTCGACGTTGGCGTAACCAGCGGTACGGAGTACCGCGCCCCGTCTCGGCGAGATGTGGGACGGCGTGGAAGGCGGGGACGCGATGCGGCGCTTGCTGGGAATTCGGCGATCCAGGCCGGTGGTGGTGCTCGCGGCCGCGTTGCTCGCCGCCACCGCCCTGCCGCTGGGCGGCGCCTCGGCGGATCTGCAATCCGAGATCACCGACCAGGTGCGGCAGTTCCTCGACATCGGACGCACGGCGGTCGGGCGCGCCGACTGCGGACCGGGTTCCCGGCCGGAAACCGGTCTGCAGGGCGACGTTCCGGCCGCCGACCGCAACAACGGACGCAGCACGCAGGGATACAGCTGCAACATGTCGCTGGTCGGCGGCTTCGCCGGGCGCGGCGGCGGCATCACCTCCACCACCTTCGACCACTGCTCGTACACCGGTTCGTTCTTCCCCGGCAACCTGCTCGGCCCCGCCCAGGGCGTGCAGGTGCTCGATGTGGCCGACCCGGCCCATCCCACTCTCACGGCGACCCTGACCGAACCGGCCATGCTGGCCGGAACCTGGGAGAGCCTGAAGGTCAACAAACAGCGAAAACTGTTGGTGGGCACGGGAGTTCCGGTCGGCGAGGGGGTGGGCTATCTGTCGGTGTACGACATCTCCGACTGCGCCCACCCGCGACTGCTCAATCCCGGCCCGGGCTCCAATCTCGCCATGCCGCTGCCGATCACGACGCACGAGGGCGGCTTCTCCCCCGACGGCCGCACCTACTGGTCCTCGGGCATCGCGCCCGGCTTCGTCAGCGCGGTCGACCTCACCGACCCCGCGAATCCGCATGTCGTGTGGCAGGGCCTGACCGGGATCGAGGCGCACGGATTCGGCGTCAGCGCCGACGGCAACCGCCTGTACCTGTCGGCGCTCGGCGGATTCACCGTGCTCGACATCAGCGCGGTGCAGCGGCGCGACCCGAATCCCCAAGTGGCGCACCTGGGCCGGGTGTTCTGGACCGACGGCTGGGCCACCCAGCACAGCATTCCCGTCACCTACGACGGCAAGCCGTACCTGTTCACCGCCGACGAGGGCGGATCCGGCGGTGTGAAGGTGATCGACATCTCCGACGACACCCGCCCGGAGGTGGTCAACAAGATCAAGCTGGAGATCAACCTGCCCGAACACCAGGACAGCCAGCTCGCCTCGGCCATGGGCGGTTCGGTCTTCGCCTACGACCCGCACTACTGCGCGGCCGACCGCCCGAACGACCCGACCGCGCTCGCCTGCGGCTGGGAATCCTCGGGCATCCGGGTGTTCGACGTGCGCGACCCGTTCCACGTGCGTGAGATCGCGTACTTCAACCCGCCCGCCCGCACCGGCCGGAATCTGGAGCTGTGGAACTCGCCGCACGCGCTGGCCTCGCTGATCGGGCCGCCCGCGATGGAGGGCCTCTCGGCGGCCCGCGCGATGCTGGAGGGCAAATTCGATCCCGTGCAGGCGCTGTCGGCGCGCACCGGCATGCTCGCCTTCGGCGACGTCTCCACCGACTGGTGTTTCGCCCCGCCGGAATGGCACGGCAACCAGCTGTGGACCACCTGCAACGACAACGGTTTCCTGGTCGTGCAGCTCGACGACGACGTATATTCGCCACCGGCGGACCAGCAGTCGATCGTGGGCTCGTGATGCGACGCTGGCCGCGCGCCGTCGCCTTCGCCTGCGGTGCGGTGTTCCTGCTGGTGCTCGGCGCCGCGCTGCGGCCGCTCCTCCTGCCCGAAAACCATGCTCCCGCACAGGTGTTGAACGATACGGAGATCGGCTTCGCCCAGGACATGACGGCCCATCACCAGCAGGCCGTACAGATCGTGCAGCGACTGGACGCGGGCGTCGATCCGGCGGTGGCGCGGCTGGCGCGGCAGATCGACCACACCCAGCAGGTGGAGATCGGCACCATGCTCGGCTGGCTGCGCCTGGCCAACGCCTCACCGATGCCCCGGCACCCGATGGCCTGGCTGCCGCACGACGCCGATACGACCGCGGCGCACCATCATTCACCCCCGTCCGCGCCCGCCGACGCGGCGATGCCCGGACTGGCGTCCCAGGCCGAACTCGACGCCCTCTCCGCCGCCCGCGGCCGCGACGCCGAAGTCCTGTTCCTCCAGTTGATGTACCGCCACCATCAGGGCGGCATCGCGATGGCGCAGGCGGCCGACCGCGTGATCGCGTCCGGCCCCGTCAAGGAGGCCACGCGCGGCATGATCGTCGCCCAGAGTCAGGAATGCGGCCTGATGGGCCTGCTGCTCACCCAGCGCAACGCCCAGCCACTGCCCTAGCCGACGGGATCGACAACGTCTCTCGAGGCCGGACAACAGTTTCGGCGTCCACGGATGTTGTCCGGCCACGACAGCCGTCGCGAGGCCCGGTCCCGTTCCGCACGGAACGGGACCGGCGAGTCCAGGAGGCGCTGTGCGCCTCGATGGCCTCGGTGGGTTTACAGGGGCGGAAAGCCGGCGGAGCCGGTGGCGACCCAGTTCCAGAAGGCGTACGCGTGTGCGATGAGCACATTGGCGACGTCGATAGCGGTACTGCCCATTATCGCGATTCCTCACATCAGGTGACTTGCACTTGCGCCGCCCAGGGTAGTGGAACCGCCCACCGGGCAGCGGGGGTGACGCGAATACGCCGGCCCCCGCGCCGCCCGGAGGAGAGAACCGGACGGTCTCAGAGGTTGCCGACGGTGTGTTCCAGCTTGCGGGCCACCAGGTCACGGGCCTGCTCGCGCAGCGCGGGGCGGTAGCCACTGGGGTACACGGGATCGGCGGGGGCGTACTGGCCGAGGACCTGCTTGGCGAGGGTGATCTTGTGTACCTCGGTCGGGCCGTCGGCGATCGCCATGACCTCGGCGTAGTTCATCATGTCGACGAAGGGCAGATCCTCGCTGACGCCGAGGGCGCCGTGCAGGTGCAGGGCGCGGCGCGCGACGTCGTGCATCACCTTGGGCATGGCCACCTTGATGGCGGCGATGTCCTTGCGGACCGCGCGGTAGTCCTGCTCCTTGTCGATGCGCCACGCCGTGCGCAGCACCAGCAGGCGGAACTGCTCCATCTCGATCCAGCTGTCGGCGATGCGCTCCTGGGTCATCTGCTTGCCTCCGAGCACGCCCTTGCCCATCGGCCGCGACACCGCGCGCTCGCACATCATGTCGAATGCCTTGCGCACCATGGCGACCGTGCGCATGGCGTGGTGCACCCGCCCGCCGCCGAGCCGGGTCTGGGCCACCACGAACCCGAGGCCCTCGGCGCCGAGCAGATGATCGGCGGGCACCCGCACGTCGGTGAACCGCAGATGCCCCTCGTGCTTGCTGAAGCCGTGCACCTCGAAGTTCTTCACGATCTCCAGGCCCGGGGTGCCACCGGGCACGATGAACATCGACAGCCGCTGATGCGGCGGCGCCTCCGGATCGGTCACCACCATGACGATGTGGAACGCGGCGTGCTCGGCGGCGGTGTTGAACCACTTCTCGCCGTTGATGACCCAGTGGTCGCCGTCGCGCACCGCGCGGGCCCGGAACGAGGTCGGGTCGGAGCCACCTGTGGGCTCGGTCATCACGTAGCAGGAACCGATCTCACCGTCGAGCAGCGGCTGCAGGTAGCGTTCCTTCTGCTCGGGGGTGCCGAAGTGGGCGAGGATCTCGGCGTTGCCCGAATCCGGCGCCTGGCAACCGAATACGAGCGGTGCCCACATCGATGTGCCCAGCACCTCGTTCAGCAGCGCCAGTTTGAGCTGTCCGTAGCCGGGGCCGCCGAGTTCGGGGCCGAGGTGGCAGGCCCACAGCCCGCGTTCCTTCACCTGCTCCTGCAGCGGCCGCAGCAGCGCCCGGACCTGCGGGTCGGCGCGGTCGTACGGGTTGAGGTCGGGCAGCAGGTCCAGCGGTTCCACCTCGGTGCGGACGAACTCCGCGACCCAGTCGAGCTGCTCCTGATATTCCGGATCGGTCTCGAAATCCCAAGCCATGATCAGCCTTTCGTGCGTGTGATTCCCTCGAGGACGGTGGCGGCGAGGATGTCGGCGATCTGCTCCGGCGAATGCCCGCCGTGCGGGCGGTACCAGAACGTCACCATGTTCAACATCCCCAGCACGCTGTTGGTGACGACATGATCGGCGGTGCGCAGCACCCCCGCCGCGTGCCCGGCGTCGATCACCCGCTGCCAGCACTGCTGCACCCGATCGCGCAGCAGCTGCAGATCGTCGGCGCGCTCACCGCTCAGCGCGGACACGTCGCGCAGCTGGATGGCGACCTCGCGGCGGTGGGCGACGATGAGCCGGACGTGA from Nocardia wallacei carries:
- a CDS encoding 3-methyladenine DNA glycosylase, translating into MRVLPEGEWRARAAAHRARVEELIGPYLRQRAAGSKHPVIDFLFTYYGHKPAQLRRWHPGFGVALENAHEYANSRGYRHVRPDAGGAPAWTADPAFVARRRDTIEFVAKLLRATGSRAPQLSCFGLHEWAMVYRSDDVRHSQVPLRLGRTGTDAVVESMPLRCTHFDAYRFFTPDAAPRNADRLTRDDQPRREQPGCLHANMDLYKWGFKLIPLIDSALLLDCLELACAARELDMRASPYDLSAYDYTPVPIETPAGRAEYVRGQLQLTEQAAPLRERLLSAAEDLLRQAHH
- a CDS encoding methyltransferase domain-containing protein, encoding MSTLLNMLDAFDNRPEARNLRERSYQGLGDTVVDVGCGGGRAVGELAARGARAIGLDLDPAMLEAAAARWPAGEFRVADATALPLDDGSVTGYRADKVLHTLAEPERAVAEARRVLAKNGRAVLLGQDWDTCVIDSDDPELTRALIHARADRMPSPRVARRYRNLLLDNGFTDVTVEVHTVVWTDASFLPMLADIGGEGAWLDAQADRARRDRLFVAVPFFLAAGTRAD
- a CDS encoding LVIVD repeat-containing protein gives rise to the protein MRRLLGIRRSRPVVVLAAALLAATALPLGGASADLQSEITDQVRQFLDIGRTAVGRADCGPGSRPETGLQGDVPAADRNNGRSTQGYSCNMSLVGGFAGRGGGITSTTFDHCSYTGSFFPGNLLGPAQGVQVLDVADPAHPTLTATLTEPAMLAGTWESLKVNKQRKLLVGTGVPVGEGVGYLSVYDISDCAHPRLLNPGPGSNLAMPLPITTHEGGFSPDGRTYWSSGIAPGFVSAVDLTDPANPHVVWQGLTGIEAHGFGVSADGNRLYLSALGGFTVLDISAVQRRDPNPQVAHLGRVFWTDGWATQHSIPVTYDGKPYLFTADEGGSGGVKVIDISDDTRPEVVNKIKLEINLPEHQDSQLASAMGGSVFAYDPHYCAADRPNDPTALACGWESSGIRVFDVRDPFHVREIAYFNPPARTGRNLELWNSPHALASLIGPPAMEGLSAARAMLEGKFDPVQALSARTGMLAFGDVSTDWCFAPPEWHGNQLWTTCNDNGFLVVQLDDDVYSPPADQQSIVGS
- a CDS encoding DUF305 domain-containing protein, producing the protein MRRWPRAVAFACGAVFLLVLGAALRPLLLPENHAPAQVLNDTEIGFAQDMTAHHQQAVQIVQRLDAGVDPAVARLARQIDHTQQVEIGTMLGWLRLANASPMPRHPMAWLPHDADTTAAHHHSPPSAPADAAMPGLASQAELDALSAARGRDAEVLFLQLMYRHHQGGIAMAQAADRVIASGPVKEATRGMIVAQSQECGLMGLLLTQRNAQPLP
- a CDS encoding acyl-CoA dehydrogenase family protein, whose protein sequence is MAWDFETDPEYQEQLDWVAEFVRTEVEPLDLLPDLNPYDRADPQVRALLRPLQEQVKERGLWACHLGPELGGPGYGQLKLALLNEVLGTSMWAPLVFGCQAPDSGNAEILAHFGTPEQKERYLQPLLDGEIGSCYVMTEPTGGSDPTSFRARAVRDGDHWVINGEKWFNTAAEHAAFHIVMVVTDPEAPPHQRLSMFIVPGGTPGLEIVKNFEVHGFSKHEGHLRFTDVRVPADHLLGAEGLGFVVAQTRLGGGRVHHAMRTVAMVRKAFDMMCERAVSRPMGKGVLGGKQMTQERIADSWIEMEQFRLLVLRTAWRIDKEQDYRAVRKDIAAIKVAMPKVMHDVARRALHLHGALGVSEDLPFVDMMNYAEVMAIADGPTEVHKITLAKQVLGQYAPADPVYPSGYRPALREQARDLVARKLEHTVGNL